Genomic DNA from Ascaphus truei isolate aAscTru1 unplaced genomic scaffold, aAscTru1.hap1 HAP1_SCAFFOLD_2777, whole genome shotgun sequence:
ccctttgcccccaataaacattacaatatgttagaATCACCaagacataacccaccccctttaACCCCACATgaaaccatcatttattttttgtaaaaaaggATTCATACCAGAGGCCTGCGGGGATCCCACGGGTGTCCCGCGGGTGTCCGTGGCCCaacaaggacccccagacacccacggaacCAGCTGAGGACCCTCCGGACACCCACATGGACCACATGGGGACCTCGTTGgggccccggacacccatggggactacccggggacccccagacacccagggggaccacctggggaccccatggggccaccggacacccgcaggcatggctgccaacagggggggacagccagtGTTGGCATCCCGGGTTCCATGGGTCAGGGGGCCTGGCTGCCCGGGCCCCCTGAGTGgccgtaaaaaaaaacaaaaataaaaaaaccacagtGTGGATGCACCCAGCACCGGTCTCTCTGActgcagcgccggaagtcagctgggctaagcttccagcgcgccggcgtgagagggaggcccggcacgcGTGAGCCAgacaggtgcctgcagcggggcagggctggcggcaactgctgtgacatGCCGTGGGCCCCTGCAGTCCCGCCAGCCCCAGCGGCcgtccccccctgcagcacctcCACCCCCACAGCCGTCCCTCCCCCACAGTACCGTCGGGCCCCCCGCATTGGCGCCGTGCATCCCGCCAGTCCTGCCAGCTTCCGCCCCCCCAGCACCGACAACCCCTgtggccgccccccccccgcctgcatCATCGCGAGCCGCCGGGCGTCCCACCAGCTACCGCCCCTCTGCAGCACTGCCAACCCCCCCTGCCGCACTGCCGGGCCCCCTGCAGTACTGCCAGCCACCAGCCCCCCTGCAGCATCGACGGGCCCCTCGCAGTGCCGCCAGCCACCGCCCATCCGCACCCCTGCAGCACGACTGGGCCCCCCGCAGTACCGCCAgccaacgccccccccccgcaacaACCGGCCCTCTGCAGCCTCCGGCACAAtgccccccgcagccactgggcctgagctgagaccatccccaaggtaagtctgatttttacatgttttgggggggttgggtatcttttatatgtattggggtgttggAGTatcttttgtatgtattggggggttagggtattttttatatgtatttggggggtcgttgtattttttatatggttTGGTGATGttagggttttttttatatgtattggggggttgtggtatcttttatatgtattggggggggggttggggtattttttatatgtattgggggttagggtattttttatatgtattggggggctggggtatttttaatatgtattgggggttggggtattttttatatgtattgggggttgggtattttttatatgtattggggggttggggtattttttctatgtaatgggggggttggggtatttttatatgtattggggggggagttggggtattttttatatgtatgggggggtttgggtattttttatatgtattggggggttggggtattttttttatatgtattgggggttggggtattttttatatgtacaggcataccccggtttaaggacactcactttaagtacactcgcgagtaagtacatatcgctcaataggcaaacggcagctcacgcatgcgcctgccagctccctacctgtaccgaagctgtacgcaagcggggagactatagagcctgttacagatgccttatttacatcagttatgcaagtatatgacgattgcagtacagtatatgcatcgataagtggaaaaaggtagtgcttcactttaagtacattttcgctttacatacaccctccggtcccattacgtacgttaatgcggggtatgcctgtattgggtGGGGACACCTACGGACACCCGCGGgggccacccgaggacccctggaaaCCCATGATGACAAACCCGGGGACCCCCACAGGCCTCTGGTATGaatcctgttaaaaaaaaaatggttttatgtgggggcacaggggggggggggggttgtgtattggtgtttagtacatattgtaatgtttattgtgggcagaggtggtgaatgaagggccaagtacccgcttcactcaccccctctgccttcAATAAAgcagctattgtgccttaaccccttcattgccttagtggctatccgctaaggtaatgaagctgctttaatgtaatttttattaatagtttattgtagcagggggtctccggagcagaaccacattgatttcaggtccggggaccccctgcttcccgagatacaggccccgctatagggtgctggtatctcctatgcattgaaatgtcccgcgtcacgtgaccgtgggaatcaaatgcataggacataatggcaccccataacggggcctgtatctcgagaagcagggggtcctcggacctaaaatcaacgctgttctgctccggagaccccctgcttatctaCACCAGTAATAAAAtcacattttaaaaaaatttaaaaactcggccaagatttgcgcagagagaggcggctctctctctctgcagcagaaacaacTTGCCAGATGAGCCCTTTACACGGGAGCGATCTTCACGTTGCCGGATACTCGCCATTTTTACAAATGTTGCTTTCACTGGTATtgggggctttctgcataccgtgattaGTAACACTGTCACAAATGGAGATTTTAAAAACCTGGCAATTTTTTTCTATCGCAGCTTAGTGCATTGACCCCATAGTTGGGAAAAGTTTCACCATCTCTAGTTCAGATTGGAGTTTGGATACTTTTTACCACCAGTTAACAGCTAGTAGTATACAAAGAAAAAATGGACAGACTTCTTCAGCCAACGCATTAGTTAATAATCACCTTTGTCTATTACCTCAGTATCTGTCACTGCTGTGCTGCAGTGGAGCTCAGTTTCTTGTGGGAATGTTTCACTGGAATCCTTAATCGTTATCGGAATCTTCATTATATCCTATGGCTGACAAGGGCCACCTAGGGGTGCTAGGCCCCCAAAAGTGGAAGGAGCCTACTTAATGTCAGATAAGCTTGCAATGAATTGTGACTAACTCTGTCCTCCGTGTGTTACAATGAATATGTCACGATGTGATCTTGTTGAGGTCTTAATCAAGTACTTAATTTGTGCCATAGACCCACTTCTGACTGCAGGAGAAGGGCAGAAGCATCCTGTGATGTTCAATGGTTATTGCAGGGCCAGTGGTTATTGGGCATCTATAGATCATATCCATTTGACATTGAAATTGGAAGATTCTACAACCTTAACCATGGGTTAATTCAGGGCAGGACACAGTGGAAGTCAAGTATGTGACAATATTTTCACAGGGTGAGTAAATAAAGAGCCATTAAGAGTAGGTCTTGGGATTGGATTGACGTATATAGAGTGGCATTGTGAAGGTGAATTCACTTTGAACAGAATAGAAGTAACTTGTTCAGCTCGTCCTGGTTTGATATATTTCTTAAAAAGATGAATAATAGTGAACACAGAGCTCTCTCTGTTTTCGGTTATGGGGCTATTTTCCTAGGACCAACTTTGTTGCAgattttgcttcttttttttttttaaatctaaaactCGCAATATGTGAGTCTTTTTAATGCTGAAGATTTGGCCTGTTTTCGTATGGATGAGGGGATTGCAGAAACGTGCATGAAGAGAAATATTGACTTTTAATGTCAAGAATGGGACAGAGTGGTAAAACTATGTGAGAACTGCACAAGAATAACATCAGGGGTAATACAAGGGGACTGGAATGGAATTGACATTAATGATTGACACTGTGGATCAGCACCAGCAATGTTTGTCAGCAACCTATACTGTTTTCGCTTTAAATAGTTAGATGTGTGTAGTAAGACCAagcatttatttttaatacagcaagttattttttttaattccttcTTTGAATAATCCTtatacaaaaaaaacccattagTACAAGTATTGGTATTTTGATCAGTGGTTACTATAAATGATTATACTTGTGAAAAATGTTTGTCATTCTGTGTTCTTCAAAGTCATTAGAAATATCACATTGCGAGGTCCCAGAGACTTACCGTAATAAACCCATGATGCTATTTCAATGACACTAATTATGCATCCAAATGAACGACAAATATAATACAGACTCGAAGTCATTTATTGCATAAGAATTACAAGCAGGTAGAATTGCATTTCATTGACCGAGCTTCATAGAATGAACTGTACTGATTTACATAAGGTTTTAAAAGCTTTGTCCCTCTGTTGTAATAGATGCTGAAAAATTCTGCAGGCATTagatatttttgttttgtttttcatatcTGCGGAGTAAGAAGTGTCTAATCATAAAAAGGGGATTTCGGCAACAGCAAAAGTAAACATGTGAAATATATGACAGCTATTGTGCAAACTAGATCTGCCAAGTCTGAGGTTAAGTATAATTTATCTTCAGCACAAGAAACATGATTAATAAGATTTTTGTATTTGACTCAGACAGGGGCAAGCGGGAAACAAGTCAGATTTTCCCCATGACACACCTCAAGGATATTTCTGCTTCCCCAACTCACCTTTCGTATATCTGTAcaccagcggtggccaactccagacctcaaaggccaccaacaggtcaggttttcagtatatcactgattcagcacaggtggctcaatcagtggctgactgagccactgattgagccacctgggctgcagcagggatatcctgaaaacctgacctgttggtggcccttgaggactgcagttggccacccctgctgtacacCCCCCCTGCAACCCCTTCCCATCCCACCTTGACCATCTCAACTTGACCATCAAAAGACTCTATATGGTAAAACAAAAGTCAAAGTCATTCTTGATGAGGAAAGAGCAAGAACCCACTGAAGATGCTACTACTCTCAGATGTGCTGGCGATCTTCCTGCTTTGGGCATTAGTTTCAATCCAGACCTCATCGCTGTTTTTGAGATTGAGGACGCTACCTCCGGAATTCACCTGGGGCTGGTTTCGGGAATTGTTATCACAGAAACCCAGAAGTTTCTCCATCTTGGTACCTCTCTTGGCCACAATGTACAGGCAGAGGTCACCACTGGATACGACCTGGAATGTGAAGTAGTAGTAGCCAGGTTCCTTGCAGGTGAATTTGCCCGTATCTATGTTGTATGGATTTTCTTGGTTGGTGATAGTATTGGTAAACACCAACATGTTGCTACTCAGTTTTGGGTTTATGGCAGAGAAGGCTGGGCGGCGTTGGTCTGCAATGTTGGCCATTGCTCCTTTGGACCCCCTTGGTCCTTGTTCTCCTGGAGGCCCAGGAGGTCCTTGTGGACCTTTATAGCCTATCTGACCAGGTTCACCAGTAGGGCCCCGGTCTCCCTCGTCTCCCTTGGTTGCAACAAGCCCAGTTTTACTACCAGACAAGcctgagagggaaagagagacaattattaaaaataaacCCTGTGCCCTTCTTATAACTGTCCTTCATGAGCACAGTTATAATACTTGGCATCACGAGACATACTGATGTCTCTAATGAGACTCTTATACCAGAGTTATCTTGGGTAAAGCGCAAAAGAGACATTTGAAATAAGTCCCACTTTTTCTGGAAGAAAGTCTCACCCATAAGCATCTGCAGTCTCTTGCTCTATAACGGAGTCTTGCATTAAACatcccttttctttttttaacgaCTAACCTCAAAATCTCACTCATTTTGGTTCTTTCATTCGGACCGTTATGGGAGAGGTGAAACCACACCAAATGTCCTGAGGACACTacaattctttaaaaaaatgttttacacattattgtttttattttagtctgcta
This window encodes:
- the LOC142481537 gene encoding complement C1q subcomponent subunit A-like, giving the protein MARNVWLPTLLLAVVLGMVESQSDVCEAPHGKDGQAGIAGRDGRPGQKGDRGQPGLSGSKTGLVATKGDEGDRGPTGEPGQIGYKGPQGPPGPPGEQGPRGSKGAMANIADQRRPAFSAINPKLSSNMLVFTNTITNQENPYNIDTGKFTCKEPGYYYFTFQVVSSGDLCLYIVAKRGTKMEKLLGFCDNNSRNQPQVNSGGSVLNLKNSDEVWIETNAQSRKIASTSESSSIFSGFLLFPHQE